Proteins encoded in a region of the Tachyglossus aculeatus isolate mTacAcu1 chromosome 11, mTacAcu1.pri, whole genome shotgun sequence genome:
- the LOC119935205 gene encoding regulator of G-protein signaling 9-binding protein — translation MVPGECEELLGALSRATARHRLAVLGLGGIADCGALRVGLRRARRLAHRLALASCSRLAAGLQARPRGPDERARLQRLWLILDSLLEGLAMDMRRTLALARAFPLAQPDVRELQRAIQQLGQAMRELEQKVSVSPWTVEAAQPPGAELRAALSASDSSLAPPSVGEEGRSFCHNGGLRLGVVFGALLGVAIVLAVCLGQLA, via the coding sequence ATGGTGCCCGGAGAGTGCGAAGAGCTGCTGGGCGCCCTGAGCCGCGCCACGGCCCGCCACCGGCTTGCGGTGCTCGGCCTCGGGGGCATCGCCGACTGCGGCGCCCTGCGGGTCGGGCTGCGGAGGGCCCGCCGCCTTGCCCACCGGCTGGCCCTGGCCAGCTGCTCCCGGCTGGCCGCCGGCCTCCAGGCCCGGCCCCGCGGCCCCGACGAGCGGGCCCGGCTGCAGCGGCTCTGGCTCATCCTGGACTCCCTTCTGGAGGGCCTGGCGATGGACATGCGGCGGACCCTGGCCCTGGCGCGGGCCTTCCCCCTGGCCCAGCCCGACGTGCGGGAGCTGCAGCGGGCCATCCAGCAGCTGGGACAGGCGATGCGGGAGCTGGAGCAGAAAGTCAGCGTCTCCCCCTGGACCGTGGAAGCCGCCCAGCCCCCGGGCGCCGAGCTGCGGGCCGCCCTGAGCGCCAGCGACTCCTCCTTGGCCCCCCCGTCGGTGGGCGAGGAGGGCCGGTCCTTCTGCCACAACGGCGGCCTGAGGTTGGGGGTCGTCTTCGGCGCCCTCCTCGGGGTCGCCATCGTCCTGGCCGTCTGCCTGGGCCAGCTGGCCTGA